The sequence GGCTCTGCTTTTGCAATGAGCTTCATGTTACACTCATCTACAAACGGAAGGATTATGCTTACAGCAGGTGCGCTTATTGCTATTGCGGTTGCATACTCATCCTACAAAGCAAATTCACTTTCTAAAAGCGGCAGTATGGCAACATTCATTCTGGCATTCATTATCTTTGGCGCAGGTGGATTAAAATGGTCTATTCCAATATTAACTTTCTTTGCCTTATCCAGTGCACTCTCAAAAATTGCAAAAAGAAAAAAAGAAAAATACTCGCTTATGTTTGAGAAATCAGACACAAGAGATATTTATCAAGTTCTGGCAAACGGCGGTATTGCCGGAACAATCATGTTTTTAAACATATACTTCCCGTCAAATATCTGGTACTATATCTACATTGGTACTCTGGCAGCAGTTAACAGTGACACCTGGGCAACTGAAATAGGAGTACTTTCAATTTACAGCCCTGTATCTTTCCGTTCTTTTAAAAAGACAGAAAAAGGGCGCTCAGGAGCAATTTCAATACTCGGTACATTGAGTGCTTTTATAGGCAGCGCTGTAATAATTCTCAGCGGATTTCTTGCCGCACCGGAACTGTTCCGTGGTGACACAAGGATAGAACTTTTAATGCTGATCACAGTAGCAGGCTTTTCAGGAAGCTTTATTGATACGGTGCTCGGGGCATTTTTCCAGGCTCAGTATAAATGCCCTGAATGCGGGAAAATTACCGAAAGAAAAACCCACTGCAGCGGCATTGCAACGCAAAAGGTATCCGGCA comes from bacterium and encodes:
- a CDS encoding DUF92 domain-containing protein — its product is MNLIKFITDVPSNQWITFLLFFGGIVFFIGLAEFLRKTIGWSQEFNRKLVHILTGVLVFLSPLFFKYPAPLVILGIIFTIVNSVALATDSLKGMDNSERKTYGTVYFPIAFILLIFTCWTSYKSVLMASILILGIADAMAAIVGESVKNPRIFNLTGEKKSVQGSSAMFVSTFLIVFFTLPLIDYLDNITISFALSFWIAIVTALFATGLETLSFAGSDNLTVPLGSAFAMSFMLHSSTNGRIMLTAGALIAIAVAYSSYKANSLSKSGSMATFILAFIIFGAGGLKWSIPILTFFALSSALSKIAKRKKEKYSLMFEKSDTRDIYQVLANGGIAGTIMFLNIYFPSNIWYYIYIGTLAAVNSDTWATEIGVLSIYSPVSFRSFKKTEKGRSGAISILGTLSAFIGSAVIILSGFLAAPELFRGDTRIELLMLITVAGFSGSFIDTVLGAFFQAQYKCPECGKITERKTHCSGIATQKVSGISWVNNDIVNFTCSVTGALVTYVFIKLLI